A stretch of the Hydra vulgaris chromosome 09, alternate assembly HydraT2T_AEP genome encodes the following:
- the LOC100208831 gene encoding ena/VASP-like protein isoform X3, which yields MSLKKKKSSFFSRKKHSSSTESLDVDKKDRSFSIEYNSKTQEDNISVFRTKTLSEIEKYVNEVDPLENKLNKNSSLLKLNKEVYNAATLNVTTKPKGEHSVAQARASVMIYNNDLKKWEHAGGSQGVSRVHVYFNPSSESYRIVGRKVNDNEVVINCLIAKNLKYNKATATFHQWRDQRQVYGLNFVSPEDASTFSEAVLGAIDYLSNPESPPLNNSYDSIVPTQKVLEDPYVNQQQNNISLVQKNIPVVQQQAPVIQPQVSVQQTTLVVKAQQSAPEPPPAPPVPAIVSAVPPSVPAPPPPTQSLPNTAVTGGAPIMGGVPPPPIGGGPPPPPPPPPPPAFGGPSAPPPPPLPGAANKASGSSSSASGGGSDLSNALAGVTLKKRAETSVEERRPTISNANPMDDMMSALNRKLLARKQKADGDEDVTDAPSTPFTVPVKAPVNKNPPVSNNKATVVTTAAKNKLPTQVKESLPNGVNTTTNVTSLSSEDFKLLKEELLSCLREEINAAKNEIIEAIREEMSRSS from the exons atgagtttgaaaaaaaaaaagtcaagttttttttcaagaaagaaACACAGTTCTAGCACAGAAAGTCTTGATGTGGATAAGAAAGATAGATCCTTTTCAATTGAATACAACAGTAAAACTCAAGAAGATAATATTTCTGTATTTCGTACAAAGACACTCagtgaaatagaaaaatatgttaatgaGGTTGATccattagaaaataaattgaataaaaattcaagtttgttaaaattaaataaagaggTCTATAATGCTGCTACACTTAATGTCACTACAAAACCAAAAGG TGAACACTCTGTTGCTCAAGCAAGAGCATCTGTAATGATTTATAATAACGATCTCAAAAAGTGGGAACATGCTGGCGGATCACAAGGAGTTTCACGAGTGCATGTTTATTTTAATCCAAGCAGTGAATCTTATAGAATTGTTGGAAGAAAAGTAAATGATAAcgag gttgtaataaactgtttaattgcTAAGAACCTGAAATACAACAAAGCTACTGCTACCTTTCACCAATGGAGAGATCAAAGACAAGTTTATGGATTAAATTTTGTAAGCCCTGAGGATGCCTCAACTTTCTCAGAAGCAGTTCTTGGTGCAATAGACTATCTAAGCAATCCAG AGTCACCTCCACTAAACAATAGCTATGACAGCATTGTTCCTACACAAAAAGTCCTAGAAGATCCGTATGTAAATCAACAGCAAAATAACATTTCTTTGGTTCAGAAAAATATTCCTGTTGTACAACAACAAGCCCCTGTTATTCAACCGCAAGTCTCTGTTCAGCAG ACTACGCTTGTGGTTAAAGCTCAACAGTCAG caCCTGAACCACCTCCTGCACCACCTGTACCAGCCATTGTGTCTGCTGTTCCTCCATCAGTACCAGCACCTCCACCACCAACTCAATCTTTACCAAATACTGCTGTAACAGGAGGTGCACCTATAATGGGGGGTGTTCCTCCTCCCCCAATAGGTGGTGGGCCTCCACCACCACCTCCTCCACCACCACCACCAGCTTTTGGTGGTCCTTCGGCACCCCCACCACCTCCACTTCCTGGTGCTGCCAATAAAGCCTCAGGTAGTAGTAGTTCTGCATCAGGTGGAGGCAGTGATCTTTCAAATGCTTTAGCTGgggtaactttgaaaaaaagagCTGAG ACATCAGTAGAGGAGAGGCGTCCAACAATAAGTAATGCTAATCCTATGGATGATATGATGAGCGCTCTCAACAGAAAGTTACTTgccag GAAACAAAAAGCAGATGGAGATGAagat GTTACTGATGCACCAAGTACAC cttttactgTACCTGTTAAGGCGCCTGTTAATAAGAATCCGCCTGTTTCAAATAACAAAGCTACAGTTGTAACAACtgcagcaaaaaataaattgccgACTCAAGTCAAGGAGTCATT aCCTAATGGTGTTAACACAACCACAAATGTAACTTCTTTGTCATCTGAAGATTTCAAGCTGTTAAAAGAG GAATTATTATCTTGTTTGAGAGAAGAAATCAATGctgcaaaaaatgaaattatagaaG ctatTAGAGAAGAAATGTCTCGGTCAAGCTAA
- the LOC100208831 gene encoding ena/VASP-like protein isoform X4: MSGEHSVAQARASVMIYNNDLKKWEHAGGSQGVSRVHVYFNPSSESYRIVGRKVNDNEVVINCLIAKNLKYNKATATFHQWRDQRQVYGLNFVSPEDASTFSEAVLGAIDYLSNPESPPLNNSYDSIVPTQKVLEDPYVNQQQNNISLVQKNIPVVQQQAPVIQPQVSVQQTTLVVKAQQSAPEPPPAPPVPAIVSAVPPSVPAPPPPTQSLPNTAVTGGAPIMGGVPPPPIGGGPPPPPPPPPPPAFGGPSAPPPPPLPGAANKASGSSSSASGGGSDLSNALAGVTLKKRAETSVEERRPTISNANPMDDMMSALNRKLLARKQKADGDEDVTDAPSTPFTVPVKAPVNKNPPVSNNKATVVTTAAKNKLPTQVKESLPNGVNTTTNVTSLSSEDFKLLKEELLSCLREEINAAKNEIIEAIREEMSRSS, from the exons ATGTCagg TGAACACTCTGTTGCTCAAGCAAGAGCATCTGTAATGATTTATAATAACGATCTCAAAAAGTGGGAACATGCTGGCGGATCACAAGGAGTTTCACGAGTGCATGTTTATTTTAATCCAAGCAGTGAATCTTATAGAATTGTTGGAAGAAAAGTAAATGATAAcgag gttgtaataaactgtttaattgcTAAGAACCTGAAATACAACAAAGCTACTGCTACCTTTCACCAATGGAGAGATCAAAGACAAGTTTATGGATTAAATTTTGTAAGCCCTGAGGATGCCTCAACTTTCTCAGAAGCAGTTCTTGGTGCAATAGACTATCTAAGCAATCCAG AGTCACCTCCACTAAACAATAGCTATGACAGCATTGTTCCTACACAAAAAGTCCTAGAAGATCCGTATGTAAATCAACAGCAAAATAACATTTCTTTGGTTCAGAAAAATATTCCTGTTGTACAACAACAAGCCCCTGTTATTCAACCGCAAGTCTCTGTTCAGCAG ACTACGCTTGTGGTTAAAGCTCAACAGTCAG caCCTGAACCACCTCCTGCACCACCTGTACCAGCCATTGTGTCTGCTGTTCCTCCATCAGTACCAGCACCTCCACCACCAACTCAATCTTTACCAAATACTGCTGTAACAGGAGGTGCACCTATAATGGGGGGTGTTCCTCCTCCCCCAATAGGTGGTGGGCCTCCACCACCACCTCCTCCACCACCACCACCAGCTTTTGGTGGTCCTTCGGCACCCCCACCACCTCCACTTCCTGGTGCTGCCAATAAAGCCTCAGGTAGTAGTAGTTCTGCATCAGGTGGAGGCAGTGATCTTTCAAATGCTTTAGCTGgggtaactttgaaaaaaagagCTGAG ACATCAGTAGAGGAGAGGCGTCCAACAATAAGTAATGCTAATCCTATGGATGATATGATGAGCGCTCTCAACAGAAAGTTACTTgccag GAAACAAAAAGCAGATGGAGATGAagat GTTACTGATGCACCAAGTACAC cttttactgTACCTGTTAAGGCGCCTGTTAATAAGAATCCGCCTGTTTCAAATAACAAAGCTACAGTTGTAACAACtgcagcaaaaaataaattgccgACTCAAGTCAAGGAGTCATT aCCTAATGGTGTTAACACAACCACAAATGTAACTTCTTTGTCATCTGAAGATTTCAAGCTGTTAAAAGAG GAATTATTATCTTGTTTGAGAGAAGAAATCAATGctgcaaaaaatgaaattatagaaG ctatTAGAGAAGAAATGTCTCGGTCAAGCTAA